The Aricia agestis chromosome 22, ilAriAges1.1, whole genome shotgun sequence DNA segment TACCTTCAATTGCTGGGCTTCACAGGATAGAGGAAGGTGCTCTCGCTGGTCTGGCCGAAGCCGTCGCGGACGGTGCACGTGTAGTTGCCCAGATCAGCGAACACCAGGTTGTTGATACGGAGATCACCAGATGGCAGCACCTGCAGCAATGTTCCATGCAATTGAAGCCTTCCAATTCACCGATACCATATACaagtactagcttttgcccgtggcttctCTCGcgttaaaagtattattatattaattaggtattaaagtcTCAGCCCGgttggtttaaaattgacaaagtttcatacaaactttcatcccctattttatccccttggggatagaattgatcaaaatcctttcttagcgaatgcctacgtcataagagctacctgcatgccaaattttagcccgatccgtccagtggtttgggctgtgcgttgatagatcattaTATCAGTCAGTAAGTCAgcccttcttcttcttcttcttcttttggcgtaagcctccccatttaggagttgccagcgtcagagttgagtcagccctttgagttatatatatttagatgacATTTTCTTtgagtattttaaaaaaaaacttgaaattgtTGATAAccaaataatttgaaattatttgtCCCGTCTGgcttatgaataattattatgaagtaaaTAACAAGACGTTGTCTCTCTCATTTTTCATATTTGtgaaagtattattacttgtactattatagCACTCTGTGGCAATTAGCAATAACGCAGACAGACTTATATAAACAGAATTATATCAGTAAAATACGATACTAAACAGTATAATGTTATACATAAACAAAcagtatacttaattaaaattgattGCTTCTATCTACTAAGCCACCAAACGACAAATATTTTCGTCTCGCTTCTTCGTGATATGGAAGATAGGACttttttatgcaaataaaattatatttactttttagaatgatataaagtatttttttttttaataataattgatacgaATAATTATAAGACTAAGGAAACGTAGCTCCCATACTTCGACCGTTTCGAATTTGGtttcttttcgcacactaaaatttgacaatagctacgaaagtCGAAACACTACACGaaatcaaatttacgaaataaagccgttgacaataattgtcacttctataattacacaaaattcttggatGTATTCGGGtcttttttgcataaagtatgcatgtataattcgggtctctttttgtagctcgcggaacaaattttttgacccAGTTAcacttccttagtttttattattcgtagatctcTCCTAACTTACCCGTAACCTAGGATTTCCGTACACCCTCTCGTCGTTGACCCACCAGTCAACCTCATAACGGCCGGCGCTGGCGACTCGACATGGCAGCGTCAACGACGTACCCATCTGCTGGAACACATCGCTGTAGGACTCCGTGATAATAGGAGCCGGAAGGGTATCGTAGTCACCTGGAAATGGTATGTCAATGTTAAAAAGTAGGTAttcatacaagaaacgtgacgGTGCTAAAACGAATGAAGGTATTTGAGTCGGAAAAGAAAATAGGCAAAGGTATTCCattaaaatatacggtttcaatttatttattactagcgtctagctgacccggcaaacgttgttttgccatttaattatttctagtatcgatataaaaagtagataaacgCTGTTCTCaagccaaatttcattaaaatggttgaaccgttttggaggagttcacgcacaaacactgtgacacgagaattttatatattagatgttcTTGCTTGACTTAGGGTATGGACATATTATTTGAGTATCGGGAAAGGGTATATTGTTTTTGTCCCTGAAATGGGTATgatttgtaattatttatattcatcCATTATGGCTCAACATAAAGAAGAGCTTTGAAATCTTTAGACACTGGGCAAAAGTGTAGCaactaaaaagcaataaacCAACGACGTAAAACTACTTAAATTTTTCAGGCGCATAAAAGATAGATTGATGCTTTGATGGACCTTAGCCGCAACTCTGTTGTCTACATACATCTAACTCAACttcatacggacagacagaatttCCCACACtaattcacataatataatacgttCTACACATGATTGTCCTACCGTCTTCCTCAAAAATTTCATGAATGTCCTGCCCTACTTCACATACAAAATCTTTTACTATCCTCATCATactaacagagaagttgattcctaggcggatggcggacctaagtaatttggtcgcgttagttcaaactcatccgaccgatcacagatAACAttgatattgaattgacatacgccgaccACAATATGACGtacgtcaactgcctaggaatcaatttccttgatggtacatctgcaggcgtagcatggtcaccatagaaacggtttctttctaaggaagaatagacaaagtgacagacaatggaaatccgccattttgttgataaaatctgtcagtatgtcgattctttcccatttctactgttgttatgctaggcCTGCTGGTGTCCTCATCACCATGGCGACCAACACACAGATACACTTACCGTCCTCGTCGTACATCTCACTGCGGCTGGTGTCCTTGAGGCCGGCGACCGCGACACAGGTCAGCACGTCCCCGCTCACCGCAGCCACCACCAGCCGGCTCGTCACCATGGCGACGCTGTCCGGGGAGACGCTGCGGATCTCGTTGGTCTGTTCCTCGTactggaataataataatacaccggtttcagtgacggtggccagtttcattgccCAATTATAGTGCCCAattatgtgcgcagtacacaagagcactctctattcctttactctcatatccCTCTGGGACGGAAGAcggacacgactggcgagagatcaggcgcaggaccgactttttacatgcccatccgacgcatggatcatatttgacattgtcctaatcaaacttggaaataacatgtttctaacgcgggaatcaaacccacgacctccgagtcaagagccacgctctacaATCTCATACTGGAAATAAGTTACCAAGTTATGAATCATTTGGCGTGGAATTTCTTCCACGCCAACCAAATGATTCATAACCAACCATTTAAACCAACatctatataaaattttatatgcactaTGATATCGCCCGATAAAAATGGAGGGGTAAGTGCAGTGTTTGATTTTCATGTCTCTTTGGTACGGCGAGGAGTAAAACGATGCACGCTATTGGTAGATCAGTCTGTGACACCTTATAGTTAGCTATTCCCGTACCACTTAGATTAGAGATTAATATAACAGCTGTAATGTGTGTTTAACGCACTGTGTTAAGTTTTTAGCTACGTGTTACAACCACAGTTAAAAATTAATCCGTCATAATGTTTTCCAGAAACTAATTCAAAAACTCACATCAGCAACAGGTATGCCATTTTTCATCCACATGACATTCGGTGCGGGGTTGCCAGCAGCGTGACACGTCGCCACGACACCCAGGGGGGAGCGGGATAGCGTTATTGGCTCGGGCACGCGAACGAACATGTGCAGCTTGCTGCGACGAGGGGGCGGCGCCACTGTAAAAAGAGTTTAAATTGAGGGCACTGGTGTAACGCAAAAAGCAAttcaatatcttatatctttaaacgagcaattcttgtatatatatatatatatatatatatatatatatatatatatatatatatatatatatatatatatatatatatatataattggaatctcggaatcggctccaacgattttcatgaaatttagtatatagggggtttcgggggtgataaatcgatttagctaggaatcatttttagaaaatgtcattttattcgtgttttattgaataccgagcaaagctcggtcaaacagctagtatttcttAATTCGTCACAAACGATTACTTTTAGAACTGTCCTGAAATCTAAATGCTCAGAGAACTCGACGAGAACAAGAAGAATTTAAAGACTGTTTGCATACCGACATACATAGACGTACTCTACAAGCCGTGTTAAAGCGACTGTTAAATAATGACAATGCGCCACTCTGTTTACTGTTGGCATTCGTTGAAGTCTGATTTTGTGCATTAATAGAAAGGCGTCAATGTAAAGAAAATTTGTTGTTAAGCCATTGTACAATCGTTTGACTTCACAAATAACGCTACTATAAgttagataatattttcatacagcAATAGCAtgtttatgtttttaattaaaaaagcaTTAACAAATCATTAAAATAGAATCAGTAGTAAAAAATAAACCAAATTATGCGAAATCACTACAGTTTTTTCAGTCGGGTAAtgtattcagaataaatttgaCCATCTGGTCTGAATCTGATTGACTTATTCCAGACGGACATTTGCAAGTATAAGCTGATCGCTGAAAATATCAGCCATTTGTCACCCGTCACcatcctcatcatcatcatcgcgaGGAGTCATGATCATGAGTACACCATGTTCCAATAGTAAATTGTTGATTCGATTGCGGTAGGACAAAAAGGGTGTTTTCAAGTTCAGTAGGACATGCGTTGTCCAACCAAACTGATCGCTGGAagggatatttttatcccgcaaaatgtacggttcccgcacgatacaCGAGTGTCATTTAGTACAGAATAAATTAGAATAGAATAAAGCACGAATTTCAAGTTTTTGTATGACTTTTTGCTGTTTTTGTGCGACTGCGGGCACGTGTGCTTATAGATTATCTTTTTGAATTTCATGACTTCCTGTTACTTTAAAATCACCATGGATAAATACGGACGCGAATAATACGctgaaaaactttaaaaatactatattttcCGCGTTTTTTATGTTACTGTAAAGAAAAAACTAGACATGGTATTGCGCAGTGAAGACATTTAAATTTatagcatttatattttatggtattagcattatattatatgtatttggATCAAAATATAATGGAAGCAGTCAAAACAACTCATACAAGTGTATTATTGTCAAAACAACGTGGTTATCGTATACGGTATagtatcacagaatagataatagtacaagtatagtattaagagcccatatgaccctaacttgactacatactttaacctagatctcaaaatctgtaaggtctagaaaactgattttatgacacaagtaacttcagttcataaagattaaatgctcaagacgaaaacacgattactcaaaaaatgctcgatagtttcttttttacaaaaaaccttgttatagacacatttttgcttggatcttcgaagtttgctgtcttttctttaatattttttaatatctaaaaaggtattgataaaacctaaatttgctcaaaacacttttttcataatcattatagttcgtcttttattcaagtaaaactaactcggcgatgatttcgcgccgtcctttttcacctggcatatgaaagacgagcgtgagtgtgaagagagaaggacgatgtttgatttttagagtcagctGAGCTCTTAAGCGGTgactgaatcaagaaattccgtaacgaaaataaacctaacactcgtctgttcagttcggcagacttcggcacggtgtttgcgtgcgtgcgactagacgtttGAGTGTAGACTagatgctatgcaatagctttaccgcggcagtccctgaGTGACATCAATTTTAGTCCAATTTTTTCCGTCGTAAagcgtaacaactaacaaacattacaattaaattatttgtaattttactCACCATGTGGACTTAGCTGGTTATCTAAATCCCTTTTCGTGTCCTTTATGATGTGGCCGCTCGCTATACACTGCAGCAGCGCCGTGGCGGCGAATAGCGAAACTATGCTCAGCATCTCCGCTACTTGACGATAGATGGCGGTACGAGTTTGTTAtctgtaacaactaacaagagACGTTAAAAGTAAGATTATGCCCGGGAACCGCGCGGTATCACCAGAGTACACGCGTGGACTACCATGGTAGACCGGTCACTTTTTCAGAGATATTTTTTCAGTAAAGAGCGCTAGAAACTTGCCATTCCAGGTAATCCTCCGTCCTCGTTTGATAAATTTGACAAAACCTCAGTACCTCATAGTCGATCGAAATacataatagttatattattttagcatCGAAAAAGCGATTTTAGCGAGTATAATGTACCTATTGGCTATTGGTGTGCTAAACTCAaacatgtatttttaaattgttggtTTATAACGCTATCAACATATACTCAATTTTTTATGCgtttataataatgataattataatcatttgaaaataaatgcaaaaatattgcaacaaaaaattaagatagtacttacattaaaatgagataattaattaatataaattagtaGTAAATTAATCATACACTATTTTGTAGTCTTTGCAAAAAAAACTTAGGGCAATCAGAACCGGTTTCCTAATTTCCTTTTTAGACGTTTAGTGTAAGTTTTGAGAAAGAAAATGGTTATATGAGTTGGCTTCTGTATTTCAATAGCCGATCAAGAGTAGTACAGTTCAAAAATATTGACCAGTTTTATAAAACCTAGtctaggttgggttgcaccagaggcgtagttaaagttaaagttaaagttatggttatagttaaggctaaatttaactttaactttaaccttaactttgaccggagaaattgacagatgacagctgatccaacaaggttataaatgaacgtgggccagcagcgcccccgctgctggtaaaggggaactgtcaaaaatggcgtttttgtatgatgacagcgttagttccttttttcgccacgtgcatttaaaaccttgtcgagctctatggttatggttaaatatggcgtcttgatggcgtccatttttaactttaaccaaagatttgacattttgcattgtagttaaagttacagttatagtaaaagttagttggtgcaacccaacctaagagtCAGACATGTATAACAATGAGCTAATCTGGTGACTCCCGAAGTTCAGGGGCGTTCATTTATAGAAATAATAaccacaatacaaaaacaattgtGTTTATAAATAGGAAATACGATTTTTTAagcattttattattgtttagtttagtttttatcAAGAACCCAACGCGATTTAGCACTACGCAGGCGCATGGGGCGAAGTCAATTTGCATGAGAGcccaaaggggtatgaagatttttatatggagcctggccgacctactgtccgccattgtgtttttccgagttcacgaatatttttttcaaaaatggatagctaacatcaaaacaaaaacgcaaaaaaacCACAATtacggacagtaggtcggccaaaatcttcatacacCTTTGATCACCAAAAAAGTGGTGCAAGATTTGTGATTTCTGGTTAACTTAGAATCTGTCCGTAGCATTGAATCTCGAATAATATAAAACACATAAAATTCTAACTTATTTTAGTTTCACGGCAGAAATCATAGAATTTATACATTTCTACGAAACATGTGTATGTTTCGTAGAAATGTATAAATTCTATGATTTCtcagtaaattattacatagtTTCTGTTTTTACAAGTACCTAAGTTAAATGTTATGTTTTTGATTTCATTCGttgctttaataaaataattataaataaatataaaaacaattaacGTTTTTAAATGGCCTACCATGGTAGTGATAACTTTTCAAGAAGACTTTATCTTtacagagttttttttttattactagatgttgcGTGCAACTACGTTgacccaaaattcgtttgtcgcgtggAAACAGAATTTTTTTCCTCCCAAATATTTCATATCCTTCCCTATCTCTCAAAGAATTTCCGTACCAAACTTTGTCTAAATCGGCTTAGCCGTTTAAGGCTGCGCGTCCACCGGAATAGATGCGTGCGGTGCGGACGCAGCGTCGTCAGAGTgaacagtagctctaccatgagtttaatgctatagtatttatcgacaCTCTATACCgactaagtaaatatttagtatggcgattttagttccgaaATTACCCGCTAGAAGCgttgtaaaatttgccatactaaaaatttacggtagtcgggtatcgagtatcgaaaaatactagaGCTACTGAACTAACTAGTAGATCTGGAAATTTATACATGACATATGACATATTATGTCTTATCAGCCGGCGCACGCCGTACTAATGCGTTACCCAGCTTGGTGAAACATCATGTTCAAATTGACACTTTCGCCCAACTCCCATATTATACaaattcgcccgtttgtttgaagtcgaggcatgggcgtagcgaggtacgggcAGTTCCCCTCCCCCCTACAAGAGCGATCAGTcgctaatgctcacgagtttcatacctaaacgtggagcggagagagttgcgggggagaggggaggcattcaatcccagttcgctcgctcataatattttgtttttaatttttacctcacCTTAATACTATTGTGAGATATACTATGTTTAAAATCAAATCACTAATTAGAAGTCTAGGATTTTCTTGATCTGCCCACCCCTatatagaatcctggctacgcccgTGAGTCGGGTCGTACTCTGGCGTCATTTATCAtcaggcgcagaaatgacgttcgttttcaacgtgttttgttgtcagtgtcataatattgtactaaaatctgacagaaattgataatattttggCACATAACACTGAcatttgcgcatgcgcaatgtacATTGGAAAACGAAACGAATACAACTAAtacaacaaatccgtccgctccgattccgatcagGTGGGCGCGCACCTTACGAGTGAGGAGGCAACAGAGACACAATAAGATATTTCAAAGtccaaatatttatattatagaagatAGTAATGTTATTGTATACAATGAAATGTTTTCAAGTAAAagagtaataatttaattaacactATCTAAATATAACTCAAACGTGACTAACTGATTgtctgactgacatagtgatctataaATGGCCCAAACCGCgttggacggatcgggcttaAAGGCATGCAGGTGGATGTTATGACGTAGCCAtcagctaagaaaggattttgatcaattctacccccaaggggatgaaagtttgtatgaaactttgtcaattttaaaccgatcgggctgagactttgatatagtaattaaactaataataatacaatatacttcttaacgcgagcgaagccgtgggcaaaagctagtatttaaatagtaataactTAATCACATTTTTTATGACCTGTCGTTTGGTTTGCcaattcatttttagggttccgtaggcaACAAGGAacttaaaaggaaaactatcacggctaagaagacttcatattAAGTCATTGAGTAATCGTCGATCAACTAAatagtgggagagccatgcttcggcacgaatgggccggctcgaccggggaaataccacgttctcacagaaaaccggcgtgaaacatcgcttgcgctgtgtttcaccgagtgagtgagtttaccgaaggcccgatcccctaccctattctcttccctaccctcccctattcccttcccttccctcccctccccccctattacccttttccctcttaaaaggccggcaacgcacctgcagctcttctgatgctacgagtgtccatgggcgacggaagttgctttccatcaggtgacccgtttgctcgtttgcccccatatttcattaaaaaaaaactaaaaaatgtaCTCGGAgaagtataaaaaaatgtttgttcaaattcctttgaacccattacgcatattatgttagtaacacTCTAACAccttataaattatacttagccctaaatctaaaaaccttaattcagaagaatctaaaaactctacacattagacaaaatcggtggcctggctctacatgagatatcactactttttgacaccacgaactatatgttctcgtcttggcaacatttttacatgaaaatgtttttggtgggatttcatttctttttgtaagttggttaagggtgggttgcaccagaggcgtggttaaagtaaagtaagttaaagtaaataaatgtacattcattgaccatacaaaaattatcaaaaactagaggtactacggaaccctatattgtgcGTGGCCCGATACGCACTTGACCGGGATTTTAATCTAAAATCTTTATTTGTAGGTAAGTATAAAACCTAATTTTAAGGTTTTTAATGATTTAAGTTgaaaattaatatacttatgttacggtacatggtatacggacacgtggtgccatctagcgacaaaccagcgaagcttaccgagggagcacaggcaacataaatcccctactcaatactagatggcatgaggtgcgcaaatacatactcgaaccttctagaaaggtccaatgtttgtttacgtgttcaccgtttatttgtttgcgtgtttacgtgttttaatttagaccttatgattgagtccataaggtctaaattaaattcaacttactgcacttatcgtaaggacggcagttttattgtggtacattcccgagcctcctagaaagttcccacggttgtttacttgtttacgtgaatcgggaactttctggaattcgtctcgtcatataaaaagccgcaggcaggcccggcgagttcAGTTCAATCttagcgatcttcgaggcgacaacaagtgatcaatagtgagtgaaccagtgaaacctgcgacttggctacgacctaggacagtgatagtgcttagtgattggacctagtgattagtgtttggacttagtgctaagggttgtgacctagtgtttagtgcagtgttaataaagtcttcaagagagtcaccaggtctttctctccaaatcctcgaaccctagcacgtaacagttaTATATCTAAATTTCTCACATAATATCTTaaacaattataaaataaatattcccaagaatatgaatatttataattattacaaattaagaACAATAACAGCAAAAGTGTAtatttatgtctgtctgtctgtaactttTTCACTCTCAAGCCGCTAAACAGATTTAcataaatttttgaaaatacCCACATAACCGGAAAAGAAAAATCACGCaaagtgtacggtttccgtgattTTCCGCGCGAAAAATTAACAACGTCTtacatctagtataataaaataacttactttttatCTTAACTTTGTTCACTTgtttctttaatataatataacacttTAACTATGTCATGGATAacactttacaaaatataataatattatacactgtgTTCTATATATAGTTGCCTACTCGCAAAAAGTACTATTGATactgacattataatatta contains these protein-coding regions:
- the LOC121738021 gene encoding neural/ectodermal development factor IMP-L2-like, whose translation is MLSIVSLFAATALLQCIASGHIIKDTKRDLDNQLSPHVAPPPRRSKLHMFVRVPEPITLSRSPLGVVATCHAAGNPAPNVMWMKNGIPVADYEEQTNEIRSVSPDSVAMVTSRLVVAAVSGDVLTCVAVAGLKDTSRSEMYDEDGDYDTLPAPIITESYSDVFQQMGTSLTLPCRVASAGRYEVDWWVNDERVYGNPRLRVLPSGDLRINNLVFADLGNYTCTVRDGFGQTSESTFLYPVKPSN